In Octopus bimaculoides isolate UCB-OBI-ISO-001 chromosome 28, ASM119413v2, whole genome shotgun sequence, the following are encoded in one genomic region:
- the LOC128251099 gene encoding zinc finger protein 271-like yields MEKSEKVEEFISDACKRSSRKSDLTEHKHIQIRKKLYHCDICGKSFSRSSHLTAHKRFHTGERPYHCDICGKSFSQSSHLTAHRRIHTGEKPYHCDICGKSFSQNSALTAHIRIHTGETPYQCDICGKSFFQSSELTRHKRIHTGEKLYHCDICVKSFSDSSNLTSHKRIHTGETPYHCDVCGKPFPYHCDICGKSFSQSSHLTAHRRIHTGEKPYHCDICGKSFSQNSALTAHIRIHTGETPYQCDICGKSFFQSSELTRHKRIHTGEKLYHCDICVKSFSDSSNLTSHKRIHTGETPYHCDVCGKPFSHSSAMIRHKRIHTGEKLYYCDICGKSFSNSSHVTIHKRSHTGEKPYHCDICDKSFSQNSGLTSHKRIHTGEKPYYCDICGQSFSRNSTLTSHRHTHTGETPYHCDLCVDSFSQISELIGHKRIHTGEKPYHCDICGKAFSDSSNLSTHKHIHTGEKRNE; encoded by the exons atggaaaagagtgaGAAGGTTGAAGAGTTCATTTCTGATGCCTGTAAAAGGTCCTCTCGAAAAAGTGACCTAactgaacacaaacatattcaaataagaaagaagctgtatcactgtgatatctgtggtaaatcattctctcgcaGTAGTCACTTGACTGCACACAAACGTTTTCATAcgggagagagaccatatcattgtgatatctgtggtaaatcattctctcaaagtagtcaTTTAACTGcccacagacgtattcatactggagagaaaccatatcattgtgatatctgtggtaaatcattctctcaaaatagtgcTTTAACTgctcacatacgtattcatactggCGAAACTCCATATCAAtgcgatatttgtggtaaatcattctttcaaagtAGTGAATTAACtaggcacaaacgtattcatacaggagagaaactgtatcattgtgatatctgcgtTAAGTCATTCTCTGACAGTAGTAATCTTActtcacacaaacgtattcatacaggagagactccatatcactgtgatgtttgtggtaaaccATTC ccatatcattgtgatatctgtggtaaatcattctctcaaagtagtcaTTTAACTGcccacagacgtattcatactggagagaaaccatatcattgtgatatctgtggtaaatcattctctcaaaatagtgcTTTAACTgctcacatacgtattcatactggCGAAACTCCATATCAAtgcgatatttgtggtaaatcattctttcaaagtAGTGAATTAACtaggcacaaacgtattcatacaggagagaaactgtatcattgtgatatctgcgtTAAGTCATTCTCTGACAGTAGTAATCTTActtcacacaaacgtattcatacaggagagactccatatcactgtgatgtttgtggtaaaccATTCTCTCACAGTAGTGCCATGAtcagacacaaacgtattcatacaggagagaaactgtattattgtgatatttgtggtaaatcattttctaacaGTAGTCATGTAACTATACACAAGcgtagtcatacaggagagaagccatatcattgtgatatctgtgacaaatcattctctcaaaatagtggCCTCActtcacacaaacgtattcatactggggagaaaccatattattgtgatatttgtggtcaGTCATTCTCTAGGAATAGTACCTTGActtcacacagacatactcatacGGGCGAGACTCCATATCATTGTGATTTATGTGTTGATTCATTCTCTCAAATTAGTGAATTAATtggacacaaacgtattcatactggagagaagccatatcattgtgacatctgtggtaaagcattctctgACAGTAGTAATctttctacacacaaacatattcatacaggagagaaaagaaatgagtaG
- the LOC106873070 gene encoding zinc finger protein ZFP2, producing the protein MEKSEQVEELISHEDMIKEIRKSSYNCDVCKRCFSQKSNLTKHKRIHTGEKPFHCDVCGKSFSRSCDLTTHIRTHTGEKPYHCDICGKSFSQRCHLTKHKCIHTGEKPFHCDVCGKLFSRSCDLTTHIRIHTGEKPYHCDICGKTFSDSSALPRHKRIHTGEKPYHCITCGKSFSDSNTLTSHKRTHTGEKPYHCDICGKSFSKNCHLTTHKRNHTGEKLYHCDTCGKSFSQNSHLTAHRYIHTGEKPYHCDICGKSFTCNSAMTAHRCIHTGENPYHCDICGKSFSRSIHVTTHKRTHTGEKPHHCDICGKSFSDSSALPRHKRIHTGEKPYQCDICGKSFSDSSRLTAHRPIHIGEKQHH; encoded by the coding sequence atggaaaagagtgaGCAGGTTGAAGAATTGATTTCTCATGAAGACATGATAAAAGAGATAAGAAAGTCTTCATATAACTGTGATGTCTGTAAAAGATGCTTCTCTCAAAAAAgtaacttaactaaacacaaacgtattcatactggagagaagccatttcactgtgatgtctgtggcaaaTCGTTCTCTCGCAGTTGTGacttaactacacacatacgtactcatacaggagagaaaccatatcattgtgatatctgtggtaaatcattctctcaaagatgtcacttaactaaacacaaatgtattcatactggagagaagccatttcactgtgatgtctgtggtaaattgTTCTCTCGCAGTTGTGacttaactacacacatacgtattcatacaggagagaagccatatcattgtgatatctgtggtaaaacattctctgatAGTAGTGCTTTACCtagacataaacgtattcatacaggagagaaaccatatcactgtattacctgtggtaaatcattctctgacagTAATACCTTGACttcacacaaacgtactcatacaggagagaagccataccattgtgatatctgtggtaaatcattctctaagaATTGTCACTTAACCACACATAAACGTaaccatacaggagagaaactatatcactgtgatacctgtggtaaatcattctcacaaaatAGTCACTTAACTGctcatagatatattcatacaggagagaagccttatcattgtgatatctgtggtaaatctttcactTGCAATAGTGCCATGACTGCACACagatgtattcatacaggagagaatccctatcactgtgatatctgtggtaaatcattctctagaagtaTTCACGttactacacacaaacgtactcacacaggagagaagccacatcattgtgatatctgtggtaaatcattctctgatagtAGTGCTTTacctagacacaaacgtattcatacaggagagaaaccatatcagtgtgatatttgtggtaaatcattctctgacagTAGTCGCCTAACTGCACACAGACCTATTCATATTGGAGAGAAACAACATCACTGA